A portion of the Eubacterium maltosivorans genome contains these proteins:
- a CDS encoding response regulator transcription factor → MRILFIEDEVKITDALQELCKIQNIDCDVANDGEEGLLFALNPIYDVIVLDIMLPMKSGLEILKEVRDRDITTPVLMLTAKGTVDDKVKGLDLGADDYLIKPFSAKELFARIRALSRRPDHEIKGEIISFEDVSFNTKKNMMQTPENEYKLSVKEAKILEMLLKRPNQVFTREQILDRVWGFDKEVNENNIEIYVHNLRKKLANTNVKIDTIRGVGYTLSKK, encoded by the coding sequence AGCTGTGTAAAATCCAAAATATAGATTGTGATGTGGCTAACGATGGTGAGGAGGGGCTTCTTTTTGCCCTCAACCCAATTTATGACGTCATTGTACTGGACATTATGCTGCCCATGAAAAGCGGCCTTGAGATTCTTAAGGAGGTCCGGGACAGGGACATCACGACCCCTGTTTTAATGCTGACCGCCAAGGGGACGGTTGACGATAAGGTCAAGGGTCTTGACCTCGGCGCAGACGACTACCTGATCAAGCCGTTCTCCGCCAAGGAGCTCTTTGCCAGAATCCGCGCGCTGAGCAGACGTCCCGACCATGAAATAAAAGGGGAAATCATTTCCTTTGAGGACGTCAGCTTTAACACCAAGAAGAACATGATGCAGACGCCGGAAAATGAATACAAGCTTTCTGTGAAGGAAGCGAAGATTCTTGAAATGCTGCTGAAGCGTCCAAACCAGGTATTTACCAGAGAACAGATTTTAGACCGGGTGTGGGGCTTTGACAAGGAAGTCAATGAAAATAACATTGAAATATATGTCCATAATCTCCGTAAAAAACTCGCCAATACGAACGTTAAGATTGACACAATCCGTGGTGTAGGTTACACTTTGAGTAAAAAATAA
- a CDS encoding sensor histidine kinase — MFKEIKRQITLFNTLILIAFLFLFILLLGFLVQWSLGLTGEVYLMDTAKGIINNSSESEKGDGIFNNNSMHDKMGYEYIEWDENNQTVSMKVEDNDLIMHGYELAMDQSFNNDFKVFNLNGADYRVYVTRFSRGDESHTLEVFQQITTERSMITYVISFLLFIGSGGILLLIPISYFLAGKSLQPIKETFENQKKFIADASHELRTPLTVIQTNVEVLKLKEDEVLKDNIRWLNNISLESETMAHLVSELLLIAQADNKKVIMKKEVFDLSALCAEIIDLMFDVARENEIALKGSIAEGIDYKGDEERIKQAIRILVDNAIKYTPGEGTVTLSLTMTKRNVCIAVKDTGVGLTEEAKKKIFSRFYRVDDARNREKGGVGLGLSIADMIVKQHNGKIKIDSVPDQGSTFTIVLPKTILK, encoded by the coding sequence ATGTTTAAAGAGATCAAGAGGCAAATTACGCTGTTCAACACTTTGATTCTCATTGCTTTTCTTTTTTTATTTATCCTGCTGCTGGGTTTTCTCGTTCAGTGGAGCCTGGGGCTCACCGGCGAGGTTTATCTGATGGATACTGCCAAGGGCATCATCAATAATTCCTCGGAGTCTGAAAAGGGCGACGGTATTTTCAACAATAATTCCATGCATGACAAAATGGGCTATGAATATATTGAATGGGATGAAAATAACCAGACCGTCAGCATGAAGGTCGAAGACAACGATTTGATTATGCATGGCTATGAACTGGCAATGGATCAAAGCTTCAACAATGATTTTAAGGTTTTTAATCTTAACGGGGCAGATTACAGAGTTTATGTGACGCGTTTCAGCCGTGGGGATGAATCCCACACACTCGAGGTTTTTCAGCAGATCACGACTGAGCGCTCAATGATTACTTATGTCATTTCCTTTTTGCTGTTTATTGGCAGCGGGGGGATCCTTTTACTGATCCCGATCAGCTATTTTCTGGCCGGGAAATCCTTACAGCCAATCAAGGAGACATTTGAGAATCAGAAGAAATTTATCGCGGATGCTTCCCATGAGCTCAGGACACCGCTGACAGTGATCCAGACCAATGTGGAGGTTTTAAAGCTGAAGGAGGATGAGGTGCTGAAGGATAATATCCGGTGGCTTAACAACATCAGCCTTGAGAGTGAAACCATGGCCCATCTGGTATCAGAATTGCTGCTGATTGCCCAGGCGGACAACAAAAAGGTCATCATGAAAAAAGAAGTGTTTGATCTCAGCGCGCTTTGCGCCGAGATTATCGACCTGATGTTTGATGTTGCCAGGGAAAATGAGATTGCGCTGAAGGGCAGTATCGCAGAGGGCATTGACTACAAAGGTGATGAGGAGCGGATAAAGCAGGCGATCCGTATTCTGGTCGACAATGCCATTAAATATACGCCTGGAGAAGGAACGGTGACACTCTCTCTGACAATGACAAAGCGGAATGTCTGTATCGCGGTTAAAGACACCGGCGTCGGACTGACAGAGGAAGCGAAAAAGAAAATATTCAGCCGTTTTTACCGTGTTGATGATGCGCGGAACCGTGAGAAAGGCGGCGTAGG